From the Salinimicrobium tongyeongense genome, one window contains:
- a CDS encoding cold-shock protein — MEGTVKFFNESKGYGFITNDETGRDIFVHVTGLNGETINEGDKVEYVEEEGRKGLTATRVRVIN; from the coding sequence ATGGAAGGTACAGTTAAATTTTTCAATGAATCAAAAGGTTACGGATTCATTACTAACGACGAGACAGGAAGAGACATCTTCGTACACGTTACAGGTCTTAATGGGGAAACCATTAACGAAGGTGACAAAGTCGAGTACGTTGAAGAAGAAGGAAGAAAAGGATTGACCGCAACCAGAGTGCGCGTGATCAACTAA
- a CDS encoding NAD-dependent epimerase/dehydratase family protein, which yields MASKILIIGACGQIGTELTMALREKQGKDSVIACDIREGSAELMASGPFEIADATNYHQIEDLVIQYEIDEVYLMAAMLSATAEKFPMKGWALNMDSLFHVLNLAKEGKIAKVFWPSSIAVFGPSTPKQETPQTTVMEPSTVYGISKQAGERWCEYYHRKYGVDVRSIRYPGLISYKTLPGGGTTDYAVEIYHEALKTGKYTSFLKEDTELPMMYMDDAIRATISLMEAPAENIKIRSSYNLSALNFTPHTLAASIKQHVPEFEISYAPDFRQAIADSWPSSIDDSAAREDWGWDHEFDLEKMTSQMLEGIKEVHQV from the coding sequence ATGGCTTCAAAGATATTGATAATTGGTGCTTGCGGGCAAATAGGAACCGAACTTACCATGGCCTTGCGGGAAAAGCAGGGGAAAGACAGCGTAATTGCCTGTGATATCAGGGAAGGAAGCGCGGAGTTAATGGCGTCGGGGCCTTTTGAGATCGCCGATGCTACCAATTACCACCAGATTGAAGACCTGGTCATTCAATATGAGATTGATGAAGTTTATTTAATGGCAGCCATGCTTAGTGCTACCGCCGAAAAATTTCCCATGAAAGGCTGGGCTCTCAATATGGATTCCCTGTTCCACGTGCTTAACCTGGCAAAAGAGGGAAAAATAGCAAAGGTTTTCTGGCCTTCAAGTATAGCTGTGTTTGGACCTAGCACACCCAAGCAGGAGACGCCACAAACCACCGTTATGGAACCTTCTACCGTCTATGGAATCAGCAAACAGGCGGGAGAACGCTGGTGTGAGTATTACCACAGAAAATATGGGGTTGATGTGAGAAGCATTCGCTACCCGGGCCTGATAAGTTATAAAACCCTTCCCGGTGGAGGTACTACAGACTATGCTGTTGAGATATATCATGAGGCTTTAAAAACAGGAAAATACACTTCTTTCCTGAAAGAAGATACCGAGCTGCCAATGATGTATATGGATGATGCCATTAGAGCTACTATTTCCCTTATGGAAGCGCCGGCAGAAAATATTAAGATAAGGTCTTCCTATAATCTTTCTGCCCTCAACTTTACTCCCCATACACTGGCTGCTTCGATAAAACAACATGTTCCGGAATTTGAGATCTCTTATGCTCCCGATTTTAGACAGGCCATAGCCGATTCCTGGCCTTCAAGCATAGATGATTCTGCCGCCCGTGAAGACTGGGGCTGGGATCATGAATTTGACCTTGAGAAAATGACTTCCCAGATGCTCGAGGGCATTAAAGAAGTTCACCAGGTATAA
- the aspS gene encoding aspartate--tRNA ligase, protein MYRSHTCGELRIEDQGKQVTLSGWVQKTRDKGFMIWVDLRDRYGLTQLIFDEQRTPKEIMEKATQLGREFVIQVKGEVIERESKNPNMPTGDVEILVSELTILNSAQLPPFTIEDETDGGEDLRMKYRYLDIRRNPVKNKLIFRSKVAMEVRKLLSEKEFIEVETPVLIKSTPEGARDFVVPSRMNEGQFYALPQSPQTFKQLLMVGGMDKYFQIVKCFRDEDLRADRQPEFTQIDCEMAFVEQEDILNTFEDFTRRLIKAVKGVEITEFPRMTYEQAMKKYGNDKPDIRFGMEFGELNDLAKHKGFNVFDQQELVVGIAVPGAASYTRKEIDKLIEWVKRPQIGANGLVWAKYNEDGTLKSSVDKFYSEEDLKTWAERTGAKAGDLVLVMAGDADKTRTRLSTLRMHLGNELGLRKADEFAPLWVVDFPLLEWDEETGRYHAMHHPFTSPKPEDIKLLDTEPGKVRANAYDLVLNGNEIGGGSIRIHNKNTQAMMFNHLGFTPEEAKAQFGFLMDAFQYGAPPHGGIAFGFDRLVAILGGQETIRDYIAFPKNNSGRDVMIDAPARISEDQLKELNLEVIS, encoded by the coding sequence ATGTACAGAAGTCATACCTGCGGGGAATTAAGAATTGAAGACCAAGGAAAGCAAGTAACCCTCTCGGGATGGGTGCAAAAGACAAGGGATAAAGGCTTTATGATATGGGTTGATCTACGGGACAGGTATGGTCTTACCCAGCTTATTTTTGACGAGCAGCGAACTCCCAAAGAAATCATGGAGAAAGCCACACAGCTGGGTAGGGAGTTTGTGATTCAGGTTAAGGGGGAAGTGATAGAAAGGGAATCGAAAAACCCAAACATGCCAACAGGGGATGTGGAGATCCTGGTTTCAGAATTAACTATCCTCAATTCGGCTCAACTTCCGCCGTTTACCATAGAAGATGAAACTGACGGGGGCGAAGACCTCAGGATGAAATACCGCTACCTTGATATAAGACGTAACCCGGTAAAGAACAAGCTCATCTTCCGAAGTAAAGTGGCTATGGAAGTACGCAAACTTCTATCAGAAAAAGAATTTATTGAAGTTGAAACGCCGGTTTTAATAAAATCGACGCCCGAAGGTGCGAGAGATTTTGTGGTTCCCAGCCGCATGAACGAAGGGCAGTTTTACGCCCTGCCCCAGTCGCCACAAACCTTTAAGCAACTGCTTATGGTAGGCGGAATGGATAAATATTTCCAGATCGTAAAATGTTTTAGAGACGAAGATTTGCGTGCAGACAGGCAGCCGGAATTCACACAAATTGACTGTGAAATGGCTTTTGTGGAGCAGGAAGATATTTTAAACACTTTTGAAGATTTTACACGCAGGCTCATCAAAGCAGTGAAAGGCGTTGAGATTACTGAATTCCCACGCATGACTTACGAGCAGGCCATGAAGAAATACGGAAATGACAAACCCGACATTCGCTTTGGAATGGAATTCGGTGAGCTGAACGATCTTGCAAAGCACAAAGGCTTTAATGTTTTTGACCAGCAGGAACTGGTAGTGGGAATCGCGGTTCCGGGTGCGGCTTCGTACACAAGGAAAGAGATCGATAAACTGATTGAATGGGTAAAAAGGCCCCAGATTGGTGCCAACGGACTGGTTTGGGCAAAATACAATGAAGATGGCACTTTAAAATCTTCGGTTGACAAATTTTATTCGGAAGAAGACCTTAAAACCTGGGCAGAGAGAACAGGAGCAAAAGCCGGTGACCTTGTCCTGGTAATGGCCGGTGATGCCGATAAGACCCGTACCCGGTTAAGTACACTGCGCATGCACCTGGGTAATGAACTGGGCTTAAGGAAAGCCGACGAGTTTGCGCCCTTATGGGTGGTTGATTTTCCCCTTTTAGAATGGGATGAAGAAACAGGGCGATACCACGCCATGCACCACCCGTTCACTTCCCCAAAACCTGAAGACATCAAATTACTTGACACCGAACCTGGCAAAGTACGGGCAAATGCCTACGACTTGGTTCTTAATGGAAATGAGATTGGGGGAGGTTCAATAAGAATTCACAATAAGAATACCCAGGCCATGATGTTCAACCACCTTGGATTTACTCCCGAAGAAGCGAAGGCACAGTTCGGTTTTCTCATGGACGCTTTTCAGTATGGGGCACCCCCGCATGGAGGAATAGCTTTTGGTTTTGATAGGTTAGTTGCTATCTTAGGTGGCCAGGAAACCATACGCGATTATATCGCTTTCCCAAAGAATAATTCGGGCCGGGATGTAATGATCGATGCTCCGGCAAGAATAAGCGAAGACCAGCTGAAAGAGCTAAACTTAGAAGTTATAAGTTAA
- a CDS encoding chloride channel protein gives MNAKSRNPLFTRFLIWRTKHLSLQQFVMILAALIGFTAGLAAVLIKNLTHFIQRLLEGELIVNYHHAFYFIFPIVGLALTLLIVRYGIRQPIGHGIPSTLYAISKKKGLMKPMQMYASLLTAPITVGFGGSVGLEGPTVATGASLGSNISRAFNMNQATRTLLIGCAAAGAMSSIFKAPIAAIIFAIEVFSLDLTLASLLPLLLASVSAILTSYFFFGSDIILPFSLKDSFEMSDVPYYILLGVLASLCSIYFTKVYFWINTQFKRLESPFHRLLVGGGALGVLLFLIPPLYGEGYNVINNLLQEDYLEALGSSLFNEYLDNFWVIIALLAGLVIFKIVATSLTFNAGGIGGIFAPVLFMGSTMGHCFALFMNHINVLKNPLSVSNFTLVGMAGLMAGVLQAPLTAIFLIAELTHGYELFVPLMITAAISFMITTRFLPHSVYTSELAKRGELITHNKDHAVLTLMNIKQVIERNFIPLKTGMTLGEIVKEGVVKSSRNIFPVVDSDNNFMGILLLDDIRPIMFDKKLYDIVKIEELMQAAPDIIDEEKDSPKTIMKKFQESDAWNLPVVRKNKYLGFVSKSKLLTAYRRKLIEVTV, from the coding sequence ATGAATGCTAAGAGCAGGAACCCTTTATTTACAAGGTTTTTGATTTGGAGAACCAAACACCTTTCTTTGCAGCAGTTCGTAATGATACTGGCGGCACTCATAGGCTTTACCGCCGGGCTGGCAGCGGTATTGATAAAGAACCTCACCCACTTTATTCAGCGTTTGCTTGAAGGGGAGTTGATTGTTAACTATCACCACGCATTCTATTTCATCTTTCCAATTGTAGGGCTTGCACTTACCCTGCTTATAGTGAGATATGGAATAAGACAGCCCATTGGGCACGGCATCCCTTCTACTTTATACGCTATCTCCAAGAAAAAAGGGCTTATGAAGCCCATGCAAATGTATGCCTCGCTTCTTACAGCCCCTATCACAGTAGGTTTTGGAGGGTCTGTGGGGTTGGAAGGGCCCACGGTGGCCACCGGTGCCTCCCTGGGGTCAAATATTTCGAGAGCATTTAACATGAACCAGGCCACCCGCACCCTGCTTATTGGTTGCGCGGCAGCCGGAGCCATGTCAAGCATCTTTAAAGCTCCTATTGCGGCTATCATTTTTGCGATTGAAGTGTTCAGCCTTGACCTTACCCTGGCCTCGCTCCTGCCCTTATTGCTGGCTTCGGTTTCTGCAATCCTCACTTCGTATTTCTTCTTTGGATCAGATATTATTCTGCCTTTCAGCCTCAAGGACAGTTTCGAGATGAGCGATGTGCCTTACTATATCCTTCTGGGAGTACTGGCAAGCCTCTGCTCCATCTATTTCACAAAAGTTTACTTCTGGATTAATACACAATTTAAACGTTTAGAATCTCCCTTTCACCGGCTACTTGTTGGAGGAGGAGCACTGGGTGTGCTTCTGTTTCTTATTCCGCCACTGTATGGGGAAGGTTATAACGTGATCAACAATTTGCTGCAGGAAGATTATCTCGAAGCTTTGGGGAGCAGCCTTTTTAATGAATATCTTGATAATTTCTGGGTGATTATTGCCCTTCTGGCCGGCCTGGTGATCTTTAAAATTGTAGCGACCTCGCTCACTTTTAATGCCGGAGGGATTGGCGGCATATTTGCACCTGTTCTTTTCATGGGAAGCACCATGGGGCATTGTTTCGCCTTGTTCATGAACCACATCAACGTGTTAAAAAATCCACTTTCGGTAAGTAATTTTACCCTGGTGGGAATGGCAGGGCTTATGGCAGGAGTGCTGCAGGCGCCCCTTACTGCTATCTTCCTTATTGCTGAACTCACTCACGGGTATGAACTTTTTGTACCCCTCATGATCACTGCAGCCATATCTTTTATGATCACAACCCGGTTCCTGCCACATTCAGTATATACAAGTGAACTGGCTAAACGCGGGGAATTGATCACCCATAATAAAGACCACGCCGTGCTCACCCTTATGAATATTAAGCAGGTCATAGAAAGAAACTTTATTCCTTTAAAAACAGGCATGACCCTGGGTGAGATTGTAAAGGAAGGGGTGGTAAAGTCTTCGCGGAATATTTTTCCTGTAGTTGACAGCGACAATAATTTTATGGGAATTCTTTTGCTTGATGACATAAGGCCCATCATGTTTGACAAAAAGCTCTATGACATCGTGAAGATTGAAGAGCTCATGCAGGCTGCACCCGATATTATTGATGAAGAAAAAGACAGCCCAAAAACAATCATGAAAAAATTCCAGGAAAGTGATGCCTGGAACCTTCCGGTAGTGCGAAAGAATAAGTATCTTGGGTTTGTATCTAAATCTAAACTCCTTACAGCATACAGGAGGAAATTAATAGAAGTAACCGTATGA